In the Candidatus Electrothrix rattekaaiensis genome, one interval contains:
- the can gene encoding carbonate dehydratase: protein MRKLKEIFDQNRNWAAKVQESDPEFFKKLSAQQSPEYLWIGCADSRVPANQIIDALPGEVFVHRNIANIVVHSDLNCLSVIQYAIEVLKIKHIIVCGHYGCGGIQAAWEDKEHGLIDNWLRNIKDVQRFHQNELDNLASEQEKIDRLCELNVIEQVVNVCQTTVVQGAWKAGQELAVHGWIYSIEDGILRDLNICISTPEEIPNTLEDGLCFTRYAAEKSF from the coding sequence ATGCGTAAGTTAAAAGAGATTTTTGACCAGAACAGGAATTGGGCAGCAAAAGTACAGGAATCTGACCCTGAGTTTTTTAAGAAACTTTCAGCGCAGCAAAGCCCTGAATATCTCTGGATTGGTTGTGCCGATAGCCGCGTACCAGCAAATCAAATTATTGATGCGCTCCCTGGGGAGGTTTTTGTTCACCGTAATATCGCAAATATCGTCGTGCATTCCGACTTGAACTGTCTGTCTGTGATACAGTACGCTATAGAGGTTCTTAAAATAAAACATATTATCGTCTGCGGCCATTATGGCTGTGGTGGTATTCAGGCTGCCTGGGAGGATAAAGAACATGGGCTCATTGATAACTGGCTCAGGAACATTAAGGATGTTCAACGTTTTCACCAGAATGAACTTGATAATCTGGCCAGCGAACAGGAAAAGATAGATCGTCTTTGTGAACTGAATGTTATTGAACAGGTGGTGAACGTCTGTCAGACAACGGTTGTTCAAGGGGCATGGAAAGCAGGTCAGGAATTGGCTGTTCATGGGTGGATCTACAGCATTGAAGACGGTATTTTGCGAGATTTGAATATCTGTATCTCCACGCCGGAAGAAATTCCCAATACCTTAGAGGATGGCCTGTGCTTTACCCGGTATGCTGCGGAGAAGAGCTTCTAA
- a CDS encoding MauE/DoxX family redox-associated membrane protein — translation MKLSTFIQTVLQYGYHSVRLLISGLFLYAAGGKLFALPSFALTISDYGLIPEGLVLPTAFLLVTAELIAAFALLLNLRGGLTGTTLLLILFVAVLLYGIQLGLDIDCGCFGSGDQQHSAAQGGLHQALYRDLMMLAGCIFLYWYRWYCSSTAMNLHSLKTFPFLNRYLPKQREK, via the coding sequence ATGAAGCTGTCAACGTTTATTCAGACCGTTTTACAGTACGGGTACCATAGCGTCCGCCTGCTGATCAGCGGTCTTTTCCTCTATGCGGCCGGCGGCAAGCTCTTTGCTCTGCCCTCTTTTGCCCTGACTATCAGCGACTACGGCCTGATACCGGAAGGACTCGTCCTGCCAACAGCATTCCTTCTGGTTACAGCGGAGCTGATTGCGGCCTTTGCCCTGTTGTTGAATCTTCGCGGCGGCCTAACTGGGACCACCCTGCTCCTGATCCTGTTTGTCGCTGTCCTTCTGTACGGTATCCAGCTCGGTCTAGACATAGACTGCGGCTGCTTCGGTTCAGGAGATCAACAACACAGTGCCGCTCAAGGTGGCTTGCATCAGGCCCTGTATCGGGATCTCATGATGCTGGCAGGATGTATCTTCCTGTATTGGTACCGCTGGTATTGTTCCAGCACTGCGATGAACCTACATAGCCTGAAGACATTTCCTTTTTTGAACAGATACCTCCCGAAACAACGGGAAAAATGA
- a CDS encoding rhodanese-like domain-containing protein, with protein MYEMKKILTWITVGAFLALGATSASALGLGFGKNKFEQEVEKEQGAVKLARETVQGNYGLITTAELKKLIDSNKDMLIIDTMPYEDSYKKNHIPGAKQFLFPIPIMETWDTKETGGKTQDDYTALLGSDKNKTIVIYCGFVKCTRSHNGAMWARKLGYTKVLRHPGGIFAWKGAEYPVESAK; from the coding sequence ATGTATGAAATGAAAAAAATTCTCACATGGATAACGGTCGGAGCCTTTCTGGCCCTAGGCGCAACTTCAGCCTCGGCATTGGGATTGGGATTCGGTAAAAACAAATTTGAACAGGAGGTTGAAAAGGAGCAAGGAGCGGTCAAGCTGGCCCGTGAAACCGTACAGGGTAATTACGGCCTGATCACCACAGCGGAACTGAAAAAACTCATCGACTCAAACAAAGACATGCTGATCATCGACACCATGCCTTATGAGGACAGCTATAAAAAAAACCACATTCCCGGTGCCAAACAATTCCTCTTTCCTATCCCAATAATGGAAACCTGGGACACCAAGGAAACAGGTGGCAAAACCCAGGATGATTATACGGCCCTGTTGGGATCGGATAAGAACAAAACCATAGTGATCTACTGCGGTTTTGTCAAATGCACCCGCAGCCATAACGGGGCCATGTGGGCAAGAAAGCTGGGCTACACCAAAGTGTTGCGCCATCCCGGCGGCATCTTCGCCTGGAAAGGGGCAGAGTATCCGGTTGAAAGCGCAAAATAA
- a CDS encoding DUF3012 domain-containing protein: protein MKLMKKIVCGVVLTGVAVMMSGCLAQVGSERWCQNMRDKPKADWSASEAVDFAKHCIIK, encoded by the coding sequence ATGAAGTTGATGAAAAAGATTGTATGCGGTGTTGTCCTAACTGGAGTAGCAGTTATGATGTCAGGTTGTCTTGCGCAGGTGGGTAGTGAGCGATGGTGCCAGAACATGCGGGATAAACCCAAGGCGGATTGGTCTGCCAGTGAGGCTGTTGATTTTGCTAAGCATTGCATCATAAAATAA
- a CDS encoding DEAD/DEAH box helicase — protein MIKRFLIKAGRKLKRLAGSGEKKKKTTELPDQKVLHSTEPQHTSSGKTVENVDSAVAEQQRGARGSAKGAEQNRPPKKPRKKKPRWTLEQFPVDPVEGKSRFHDFSLSLGLMHAIADLGFKYCTPIQEKALPDAMAGKDIIARAGTGTGKSAVFLVAVFARLINENKRHWQAEEKSPLRKPGFPRALIIAPTRELVMQIAKDGQALAKYSPLRIVAVYGGTDYQKQERALAERPVDVLVATPGRLLDYVSKRVLNLQQAGIMVIDEADRMLDMGFIPDVRRIIYKTPPKEKRQTMLFSATLTEDVKHLASQWCVKPISIESDPEQVAIDTVCQVVYTVTSDEKYHVLYNLIKKQEHERIMVFTNMKTEAARLNDRLQRNGINAILLTGDVPQKKRQTRLESFRGGDTAVMIATDVAGRGIHIDGISHVVNYTLPYEPEDYVHRIGRTGRAGESGIAISFACEEGAFQLPDIEEYIGRSLTCTLPEEELLVKPPKGEHKGRNKGSEKSPRSPRKNSGRRHQARKR, from the coding sequence ATGATAAAACGATTCCTTATTAAGGCCGGACGAAAATTGAAACGGCTGGCCGGATCGGGTGAGAAAAAGAAAAAAACGACCGAACTTCCCGACCAGAAGGTGTTGCACTCGACAGAGCCGCAGCATACATCTTCCGGTAAAACTGTTGAAAATGTTGACTCCGCAGTAGCGGAACAGCAGAGAGGTGCAAGGGGAAGTGCAAAGGGAGCAGAGCAGAACCGACCGCCCAAGAAGCCGAGAAAGAAAAAACCGCGCTGGACCCTAGAGCAGTTTCCGGTGGATCCGGTGGAAGGCAAGAGCCGTTTTCATGATTTTTCTCTGTCGCTGGGCCTGATGCATGCCATTGCCGATCTTGGTTTTAAATACTGCACGCCGATTCAGGAAAAGGCCTTGCCCGATGCAATGGCCGGAAAAGATATTATCGCCAGAGCAGGGACCGGGACCGGCAAGAGCGCGGTCTTTCTGGTTGCGGTCTTTGCTCGTCTGATCAACGAGAATAAACGGCACTGGCAGGCCGAAGAAAAATCACCTTTGCGTAAGCCCGGATTTCCCCGTGCCTTGATTATTGCCCCGACCAGAGAACTGGTCATGCAGATTGCCAAAGACGGCCAGGCCTTGGCCAAATATTCTCCGCTGCGCATTGTTGCTGTCTACGGCGGCACCGATTACCAGAAACAGGAGCGGGCCCTAGCAGAACGTCCTGTTGATGTTCTAGTCGCGACACCGGGCCGTCTGCTGGATTACGTTTCCAAGAGGGTGCTCAATCTTCAGCAGGCCGGAATCATGGTTATTGATGAGGCAGATCGGATGCTGGACATGGGTTTTATTCCTGATGTCCGGCGGATTATTTACAAGACCCCGCCCAAGGAAAAACGCCAGACCATGCTCTTTTCGGCAACGCTCACTGAGGATGTCAAACATCTTGCCTCGCAATGGTGTGTCAAGCCGATCTCCATTGAGAGCGATCCAGAGCAGGTGGCTATTGATACGGTGTGTCAGGTGGTCTATACCGTGACCAGTGATGAAAAATACCATGTGCTCTATAACCTGATTAAAAAACAGGAGCACGAGCGGATCATGGTTTTTACTAATATGAAAACCGAGGCTGCCCGCCTGAATGATCGGTTGCAGCGTAACGGGATCAATGCTATTTTATTAACTGGCGATGTACCCCAGAAAAAACGCCAGACCAGGCTGGAAAGTTTTCGAGGTGGCGATACTGCCGTGATGATTGCGACAGACGTGGCTGGGCGTGGAATTCATATTGACGGCATCAGTCATGTGGTGAATTACACCTTGCCCTATGAGCCGGAAGATTATGTGCATCGGATCGGCAGGACAGGCAGGGCAGGGGAGAGCGGTATTGCTATCAGCTTTGCCTGTGAAGAAGGAGCGTTTCAGCTTCCTGATATTGAAGAGTACATCGGGAGGTCGCTGACCTGTACTTTGCCGGAGGAAGAGCTGCTGGTTAAGCCGCCTAAAGGGGAACATAAAGGAAGAAATAAAGGGAGCGAGAAAAGCCCCCGAAGCCCCCGCAAGAATAGCGGAAGAAGGCATCAGGCAAGAAAGCGGTAA
- a CDS encoding ATP-binding cassette domain-containing protein, with product MITTNNIGLSYGKRVIFKEVNIKFTPGNCYGLIGANGAGKSTFLKILSGEIDPDHGEVFITPGQRIAVLSQDQFAFDEHTVINTVIMGHKELYRIMAERDAIYAKSDFSEEDGIRSGELELLFGEMNGYEAESEAAVLLKGLGVGEDLLQKKMKELEGTEKVRVLLAQALFGTPDILLLDEPTNHLDIATISWLENFLSRFQNTVIIVSHDRHFLNQVCTHMADIDYGKIRVYVGNYDFWQQASELHFRQKETESKKNKAKEQELKSFIQRFSSNASKAKQATSRKKLLEKLTIEDMPVSSRKYPYVEFKPERPCGDVILEIEGLSKEVDGVSMFKDFNLIVNKGDKIVFAGPNSLAKTTLFQILAGELEPDSGSFRWGVTITHAYFPQENTGYFADEGLDLVGWLRQFASPKEDESFVRGFLGRMLFSGEEAMKKTSVLSGGERVRCMLSRMMLAGANVLMLDEPTNHLDLESITSLNNALTTYSEVALFASHDHQFVSTVANRIIEFFPDHIVDVMMDFDDYLIMRDGNLSANDDYSDQKAA from the coding sequence ATGATAACAACAAATAATATAGGACTCTCTTATGGCAAGAGGGTTATTTTCAAAGAAGTAAATATTAAGTTCACACCGGGCAACTGCTACGGACTGATCGGTGCCAACGGTGCCGGAAAATCGACTTTTCTCAAGATCCTGTCCGGTGAGATTGACCCGGATCATGGAGAGGTTTTCATAACACCGGGGCAGCGAATTGCTGTGTTGAGCCAAGATCAGTTTGCCTTTGATGAACATACAGTCATTAATACCGTGATCATGGGCCATAAAGAACTCTACAGGATCATGGCCGAACGGGATGCTATCTATGCCAAATCGGATTTCAGCGAAGAAGACGGTATTCGCTCCGGTGAACTGGAGCTGCTGTTCGGAGAGATGAACGGCTACGAGGCGGAATCCGAAGCAGCTGTTCTCCTCAAAGGACTCGGGGTCGGTGAAGACCTGCTCCAGAAAAAAATGAAGGAGCTGGAAGGGACGGAGAAGGTTCGGGTTTTGTTGGCCCAGGCCCTGTTCGGTACCCCGGACATTCTTCTCTTGGATGAGCCGACCAACCATCTTGATATTGCAACCATTAGCTGGCTGGAGAATTTCCTTTCTCGTTTTCAAAATACTGTCATCATTGTTTCCCATGATCGCCATTTTCTCAATCAGGTCTGCACCCATATGGCAGATATTGATTACGGCAAGATCAGGGTCTATGTGGGCAATTATGATTTTTGGCAGCAGGCCAGTGAGCTGCATTTTCGCCAGAAAGAGACTGAGAGCAAAAAAAACAAGGCCAAGGAACAGGAACTCAAGTCCTTTATCCAGCGCTTTAGCTCCAATGCTTCCAAAGCCAAGCAGGCAACTTCTCGGAAGAAGCTCTTGGAAAAGCTCACCATTGAGGATATGCCGGTCTCTTCTCGAAAATATCCCTATGTCGAGTTTAAACCGGAACGTCCCTGCGGTGATGTGATTTTGGAGATTGAAGGGTTGAGTAAGGAGGTGGACGGCGTTTCCATGTTTAAAGATTTCAATTTGATCGTCAATAAAGGCGACAAAATCGTTTTTGCCGGTCCGAACAGTTTAGCCAAAACCACCCTGTTCCAGATTCTGGCTGGTGAACTGGAACCGGATAGCGGCTCTTTCCGCTGGGGCGTGACTATTACTCACGCCTATTTCCCTCAGGAAAATACAGGCTATTTTGCCGATGAAGGGCTTGATCTAGTGGGTTGGTTGCGCCAGTTTGCTTCGCCTAAAGAAGACGAGAGCTTTGTCCGAGGATTTCTCGGGAGAATGCTGTTTTCCGGTGAGGAGGCCATGAAAAAGACCTCTGTCCTTTCCGGTGGTGAGCGGGTGCGTTGTATGCTCTCCCGTATGATGCTTGCCGGGGCTAATGTGTTGATGCTGGATGAACCTACCAACCATCTGGACCTGGAGTCCATCACCTCTCTGAATAATGCTTTGACCACCTATTCCGAGGTGGCACTCTTTGCCTCCCATGATCATCAGTTCGTGTCCACAGTGGCGAACAGAATCATTGAGTTTTTCCCGGATCATATTGTTGACGTGATGATGGACTTTGATGATTACCTGATTATGCGGGATGGAAATCTTTCCGCAAACGACGATTATTCCGATCAAAAGGCAGCCTGA
- a CDS encoding cold-shock protein — protein MAEGTVKWFNDAKGFGFIEQDGGADVFVHHSAIQADGFKSLTEGARVSFDVVDGQKGLAAENVVQL, from the coding sequence ATGGCAGAAGGCACAGTGAAATGGTTTAACGATGCCAAAGGATTTGGGTTTATTGAGCAGGACGGCGGAGCTGATGTTTTTGTACATCATTCTGCAATTCAGGCTGACGGTTTCAAGTCTTTGACAGAAGGAGCACGAGTAAGCTTTGATGTCGTTGACGGACAAAAAGGACTGGCTGCTGAGAATGTTGTACAGCTGTAA